tactactattgagtagcgagagagggtcggagcagtTTTTACCTGATTTAGGGTCGGGATTGATTTCTACAGAGAGATAGAATTTGGAATTGAGTATCTATCTAATGTAGAGTTGCGTAAGTGTTCCAAATTATACTTCTactcatttttgggattttcttttttacttctactattatcaaaatacaaatggtaaatgcaactcgattaagctaagagttaaactaAAAAGGGTTATTCAAATGGTCTAAAAGGCACTAGGCtaatgactttcacctaggtggttaattgacggataattgaatctaagacatgattgacataattggggagtatgatataaccgttgcacgatattacccactctacacctctcggtggttcgagtgattttgcccgaattgactttctcaagaccaattgggtatgcaaatttgcacaagtaactaaggttcaagtcgggtattactctctcgagttTTAACCCTTTAATcgggactatcaatctcttgagtatgccccaattccttgttggaccaatttcggagacttagactctctttctcaagaagagcgctagtcaactaaacacaaactagtgtttgcaaccactaattcaacaattaaccatgaaattggcccaaatatcaaacacccataattAATCTAgacctaaaatacaagacccataaattacccacactagggttgagctacaaccctagtttatgggtctagatactcataattaaagaagaaaaacaagaaatagattaagaacaactcatattaattaatcactaaggtaaataacaagattcaataatgaaaagtagataaaattgcctaaaatggctaagaaagtcgaacccacgagcgcagctacgTTACAAAACTATTTGAtcccctaaaaatgggaaaagaagctatttatactaagctgaaactTCTGGACAAAAAtccccctgcggggttagtgcggaccgcacaaaatggtgtgcggccgtactagggctctgaacttgaaaatatagctctctgaacttgggcaatgcggaccgcacataatggaCTGTGGTCTcataggcttctagtgcggtccacaTAAAATGGACTATTGACCACATAGGCTTCAATCCTCAAATCTGGCACCTCTTTGATCTTgggttctgcggaccgcactaaaggtcacattgccttcagtgcggaccgcacaaaacctagtgcgtCTGCATTGCATCTTTTCCTGGAAAtcaacctctctgaatctcctagtgcggaccgcacagaatagtgtgcggccgcactgggcctgctttgcctgagcttgtcttgtctttggcccttgtgcaagtttcactctttttgagctgatctttgacatcttgtcactttgttgatcaaacctgcactcaagaacaacttgtgagccttttgggactattttgtacaaatttctaatcaaaacttaagcaagaaggagtataaaatgtattaaaatccctagttatcaactgcGACTGGGAGAACAAGGATGTGGTGATCCCTTCCCCTGAAGAAGACATCACTACTTATAAGGCAGGTTACTTACACGTGTATACCTACCCATTCACGTTGGGTCCTGTAGATCCAGCTCTAGGTCCCATAGACCTAGTGATTTTTGATTTCTGCCAACAATACCAGGTGACGCTTGGCAAGATCTACCCTTCATTATGGTGCATCATCAACCTAATCAGATACTTCTCGAGCTTGGTCGAGTGGATGCTTTTTACCCTCGACCACCTGATCAGACTATACAGTCCTCGCCTTTATCGATAAAGCTACAACATCGATCTACAAAATTTCTCTTCTCCAGCATCGATAAGGATaaggaccgaggatggatgagtCGTTTGTCTGAATTAGGACCTCCGACCTAATTCCTGCTGAGAGGATGCCATTCCtcgaggaatggaacatgaaacATAAGTATATGTTCATCGATAGTGACTTTATATTCTGCTTTCCCTACTCTTTCTCGACCTCATCCCTTTCTGATGATGTAGTTGTTGCTTGGTTTCCTGCTGTGGTCCCAAACCTTGAAGGTTGGGTTCAGCAACTGGCCTCTACTTCTTCATATGCAGAGCAAAACTGGCGTGACCTGGCCAAGGGTCGATGGCAGGCTACAAACCATGGTGAGTTCTCTTGTTTGCATACTTATGTTTCTTAGCAAAATACTTACTTTATCTTCATGCAGGCCTCAGAGACGTTATTGCTATGCGGTGCCCTTGCCCGGTGAAGAAGAGATCTTAAAGccttccaaagaaaataaaagaaagtggGGGTCGCCTGCAAATTCCCCGAAGCCAAAGAAAATCAAGGCTCGAAAGCCTAATGCCGATACTGTGGTCCTATCTCTAGAAACGTCTCAACACCTTCGAGATGAGGATGAAGAGGGGTAAGATGATGAATGCCTATTGGTAGTTCAGAAAAGAGGAAGCATTGATGCTTCGATGACCGCCGAACGGATGGTGGCTGATGTGGTTCATTCTCGAACTGAAGAAATCTCGAAGGGAAGCTCAAGCAAAGTCCCCGAGCCATCAGGTGGAAAAAGTGTACCTCGTCTTGGGAGACACTTGGTGGGTGAGCTCGAAGAGCCTAATTCTGAGGCCCTTCAAAGATAGGATAACATCCCAAGTGAATCACTTGGGGTAATCAATGTAGATGATTCACCGCAAGGCCCGGTGTTCTCCGAGGGGCAATTCCGAGATGCCCGGGCCATGAGGACTCCTGATGTGGGAATGACTACATGAAGGGAGTGATATTTTTCGGGAGTGCCTTGTGGGGATTGAAGATGGACCGGATCCTGACGCCTCATTTATTTTTATGAGGCCGAAAAGCTTCTCAAACAAGTAAGTTTTGTCTTCATAACACTGCCTCGAATTTAATTTTCATCTTTCTAAGCCTAACACCTTTTCTTTGTGAGAAGGCCATGTCGTTCACCCACAAGCATTTGACAAATCTCGGGCTGAGCTTTCTCGATGCGAAGCTGATCTTAAGAAGCTCGTGGAATAGAAGGACAACCTTAAGATCATCTACGTCAAAAAAGAGGGGGAGATTAGCAATCTTCGAGCCGAGTTGGCAAAGGCTCGTCAAGAATAGACCGAGCTTATTGAAAAGGTAATATAGCCTTTGAGGGTCCATTATTTATTTACTTGATTTGGCGACTAACATTTCAACTTTGCAGGCCCAGCAGAAGGGCGAGCTGGTGGAGCAGCTTCGAGAGTAGCTCAAGATGAAAGAGGCTGAGACTCTAGGGTGGAAAAAACACATGGACCGTCTCGCCTCGGAAAAATATACGCTTCGGGAGCAGCTGACTTCAATCGAACACCAGTTTCAAAACGCAAAGGAGGAAAGCTCGGCTCGGAGCCGCAAAATCGAGGAGCTTGAAGTTAAATTTGTTGTTGAGCTTGCAAAGGCCAAATCTGATGCAGAGGCATTTGTGATTCGTACCAAGTTGATGTTGAAGCCGCTAACACTCGGGCACAGGAAATCTCCACTGTGGCCGAAGTTAAGTTATCATGTGCTCTCGACCATTCCAGGCAACATTCCTGGAGAGAAACCCTCAAGGAGGTGCACGCTTGTGGCTTCGACCTTTCAGCCAATATTGAAAAAACAAAGACTTTGGAGGAAGAGGCTGCCGCTTTGCTCTCTGATGACAGGGACTCTTCTAGTGGCTCTGAGAGCGGAGGATATGAAGATGAAGTCCCCAAGAAGGAGGGTCCTAAAGATGCAGCTCCCGAGGATGTGGCTGCCAGAGATGTAGTTCCCGGAGATATGGCCCGAAGTAGATTAGGttcctttattttgtttttgtgtttttgtgCAAGGGCCCCTCGCGGgttttgtaaatatattttgtaaacatctCTTATAAATATAAAGAATCTCTTTGCTTCATCTTCTATTTGCATTGAATTCCATTTCATCTTCATTTGTGAAGAATTTTGATGTTATAATTCTAATGATCAGTCCGAATATTGGCTTGGACTCAGAatataataaacccttaggttttttatTGATCAATGGGTGATCTTTATAATAGAATAATTCTTAAGGTTTTTGTTAATCCACAAGCTAATCTTAAGTTGATTTGACACGAGCTCGGGATGATGGGACTCTTGAGTCTGAGTTGAGTGAGAGCAAGGTATCGAACCCTATATGTTTTGACCCTTAGGATCTTttatatcggcccttaggctcttttaggttgggccaattcggcctctaaagcggctataatttttccctcttttggCTAATAGACTTAGTGAAAAAATTTCTATGCCTTAGCATGTGGTTTTTGTACCCATTGGGTTTTTTGAATATTTGACAAATCAGAACCTTATTTGTAATTTGTTTGTCTAAacataatcgaatacctcttgaggtttttcGAAGGCTGATGTTATCGAAGCCCTTTATCTTTTGCTTTTGTCatgggtagcctgatttaaccgtTTTTTTCAAAGTGTTTGAAGACCTTTAATTTATAGCGGAAGTCGAACATCTCCAAGATGCATTATTTCGGCCGTAGCctttttatatgaccgtagtctttaatatggttgtagccttcgggtatgtctcttggacttgtttcccgataacctttcgaacttgttcgaaaggttagtccccgagtatggtGATCTTGGCCTTTATATCTAGGGGATGCCtttttgaggtcttatgaattcgagtttTCGATGACTCAGATGTGTCGACTGTCTATTACAGTCCCCGAGTATGCGAGGTGTATTTGCGTTTTGGCCCTTGGGCCGTTTCTCGTAGAATTATAAGTGTAAAGCTCGTATAATAGTAGgcttctttgagacacaaagtgttttaatatataaaGAATGCTTATttgaataattgatacatgcgtacatatTTTGCCGTCGGGGCTCGATTATTCTTTGtggacacggttcatctgaccATTTGGcgcattacaaagttctcctactGAGGCCCTATTTGGTGTAAAGTATTTTCCTCGAAAATATAtgctccgagggtgatgcccccagtattcaaggttgattgaaaagaagtcttggatactgttgagttctccttaggtagcacatagttgttgcctcgttaataACATCGtaggtaaaacccatttgggacaaaatccgatATAAAGGAAAAAGTGTGCAACACGTGTAGAAAGGTGTCTTCAGTATCTTCCATCAGTCACCTGCAACGGATTAGTTTTAAATTCAAATGGACAAAAGGAGAAAGTCATACCTTAACAATAGTATTGTTTGAGTAGTGatacgttccaattgtttggcagcTGTTCACCTTCCATCgtgctaagtttgtaagatcccttaCCGACAACTCCGATGACTcagtatggtccttcccaattagggcctagtttcccttcattcgggtctcgagtattgagggtgattTTTTGTAGAACTAAGTCCCTGATTCCAAAGTGTCAaaggttggtccttctattgtagtatctctcGATATTTCGCTTCTGTGCCAATCCGAACAAGTACTGCATCTCTTTTTTCATTTAAtagctcgaggctagtattcatggCCTCATGATTTGACTCCTCTGACGCATGTCAAAACCTGGCGctgggttctccgacctcgacAAAGATAAGGGCCTCAGAGCTATATACTAAAGAGAACGAAGTAACCTCTGTGCTAGACTTCTAtattgttcgatatgcccaaaggacctcgggtagaacttctctccattttccctttgcatcgtccaaccttttctttaggttttgaatgatagttttgtttgttgactcagccTGTCCATTTCCATTTTGGCGGTACGGTGTTGATAAGATCCTCTTAATTTTTATGTGCTTCGAGGAACTCCGTCACCTTGCTTCCGAtgaattgttttccattgtcacatacaatctCAGCAGGCATCCTGAACCGACATATGatatggtcccagatgaagttaataacttccttttctctgaccttctcgaaggcctatgcttccacccatttagaaaaaaatcagtcataaacaaaataaatttagctttacctggtgtTGTTTGTAGAGGGCtgactatgtccattccccatttcatgaaaggccatggGGACAGGACTAAGTGTAGTTGCTCTCTAGGCTGATGAATCACTGGTGcgaacctttgacatttatcacactttTTAACGAACTCCTTAGCGTCTTTTTTCATGCTATCCCAGTAGTACCCTGCTCTgataattttgcgaatcaaagaCTCAACGCCGGAGAGATTCCCATATGTGCCTTCGTGGATTTCCCatagaacataatcggtgtcccccgaCCCCAAACACACCGCCAACGGTCCATCGAAAGTCCTCCTATACAATGTTCTATCTCCATCCAATGTGAACCTAGCGGCCTTGGTTCGTAAAGCTCTCGACTTTTTATTATCCGATGGgagctttccatttttcaaataattgatatacttatttctccaatcccaagtcaagctcATAGAATTTATTTCGGTATGACCCTCCTCGACCACGGACCTCGATAACTGGACAACGGTCCCAGGGAcaatatcatcttcttcaaccaAGGATCCCAAATTAGCAAGTGCATCGACCtcactattttgttctcgaggcacatgatccagactccactccttgaagcggtgAAAAGTTACTTGTAGCTTATCCAAGTACCGTTGCatcctatcctctcgaacttcaaaacttttgtttacttggtttaccaccaaCAATTAATcgcacttggcttcaatgacttctgcCCTCAAGCTCttggctagctcgagacctgtAATCATAGCCTTATACTCGTCCTCATTATtgtcaacctagaagttttgatagattatCTAATGGTACTACCTGTAGGTGGCTTCAAGACAATTCCAagcccggaccccttcacattcaAGGTACCATCCAtaaaaagggtccatacccccgatgatgtacccgatCTTAGCAGGAGCTCTTTCTCCACTTCGAGTACGAGGGTCGGCGTAAAATCGGCCATAAAGTCAGctaggatttgagacttgatggctgTTTGGGGTTGATATTTGATATCGTACCTGCTAAGCTCGACGGCTCATTTGGCCAACTGGCCCGATAGTTCAGGCTTAAGCAAAACATTTCGAAGATGGtaagtggttaacacacatatgGGATGATATTGAAAATATGGCTTTAGCTTTCTAGATGTGCTTATCAAtacaagtgctaatttttctaagtgagggtatctagtttcagcatctcctagagttcggcttatataataaacagggaattgtgtaccttgttcttctcgaacgagtaccccacttaccgctatctcggacaCTGCCAGATATAAGTAAAGcttttcatctaccttcggggtGTGAAACAAAGGCGGGCTCGATAAGTATCACtttaattcttctaaggcttgctGGCATTCTGGGATCCAtgcgaaatcctttttctttttgaacaAGGAAAAGAAACTATGACTTCGATTTGATGACCTCAAAATGAATCGACCCAAGGCGGCTATACGTCCTGTTAGCCTTTGCAAGAAGTTCACACTATCCACGATCGTGATATCCTCGATGGCCTTGATCTTGTCAGGATTAATTTTGATACCCTGATTCGACATCATAAAGCCGAGGAACTTACCCGAGccgactccgaaagcacatttttcccggttaagcttcatgttgtatttcttcaagattttgaatgtttcctactaatgagttaaatggtcctttgtgcgcagggacttaaccaacatatcatcaatgtaaacttccatcgatttacctatttgttcctcgaacattttgttaactaggtgTTGGTGTATAGatcctgcattttttagcccgatgGGCATTACGTTGTGACAATTAGTTCCAAACTTGGTGATAAATgaggtcttttcctgatcctccgggttcatctagatttgattgtacccggagtaggcatcgagaaaagttagGATCTCATTTCcggtcgtggcatcgatcatatGATCGATGTTAGGCACTGTAAAAGAGtcttttgggcatgctttgtttaaatctttgtaatcaatgcacattcttagtttgtttcctttttttaggaactacaactatGTTGGCTAACCATTCGAGGTATTTACCTcc
The Nicotiana sylvestris chromosome 11, ASM39365v2, whole genome shotgun sequence DNA segment above includes these coding regions:
- the LOC138881842 gene encoding uncharacterized protein, whose amino-acid sequence is MQRYLDKLQVTFHRFKEWSLDHVPREQNSEVDALANLGSLVEEDDIVPGTVVQLSRSVVEEGHTEINSMSLTWDWRNKYINYLKNGKLPSDNKKSRALRTKAARFTLDGDRTLYRRTFDGPLAVCLGSGDTDYVLWEIHEGTYGNLSGVESLIRKIIRAGYYWDSMKKDAKEFVKKCDKCQRFAPVIHQPREQLHLVLSPWPFMKWGMDIVSPLQTTPGKAKFILFMTDFFLNGWKHRPSRRSEKRKLLTSSGTISYVGSGCLLRLYVTMENNSSEAR